One Salmo salar chromosome ssa01, Ssal_v3.1, whole genome shotgun sequence DNA window includes the following coding sequences:
- the hif1ab gene encoding hypoxia inducible factor 1 subunit alpha b codes for MDTGVVPEKKSRVSSDRRKEKSRDAARCRRGKESEVFYELAQELPLPHSVTSNLDKASIMRLAISYLHMRNLLSTDDEEEQEESELDSQLNGSYLKALEGFLMVLSEDGDMIYLSENVNKCLGLAQIDLTGLSVFEYTHPCDHEELREMLVHRTGTSKKSKEPNTERSFFLRMKCTLTNSGRTVNVKSATWKVLHCSGHVRVHEAPAEQSPGGHKEPSVPYLVLVCDPIPHPSNIEAPLDTKTFLSRHTLDMKFTYCDERITELMGYDPEDLLNRSVYEYYYAMDSDHLMKTHHNLFAKGQVSTGQYRMLAKRGGFVWVETQATVIYNNKNSQPQCVVCVNYVLSDIEEEKMMLSLEQTEDMRPVKKELEESSEAEVSPVLLKEEKSTELDVIKLFTRAVEAQPLSSLYDRLKEEPQALALLAPAAGDTIISLDFSSPDSDILQKEVPLYKDVMLPSTSDKLALPLSLMPPSDQHLVPSTSVDTKAGPDSSSTPGSHSFTEPDSPLDFCFPMESDISAEFKLDMVERLFAIDTEPKTPFTLQAMEDLDLEMLAPYIPMDDDFQLRTLSPEEPLSCGPAQPLESSSLCSSVHLTQDVHSYPGVPFNAPGSLAASPAPEPADSPCPASLLTKTVPQMDGEISLRSLASQNAQRKRKMSLSQAVGIGGLLQDRPGPGKKLKVSELGHADAPSNRTILLLPTDLASRLLGISSEGSGSPFTLPQLTRYDCEVNAPVGGRQLLLQGEELLSALDQVN; via the exons ATGGACACAGGAGTTGTCCCCGAAAAGAAAAG cagggtgaGCTCGGACCGGAGGAAGGAGAAGTCCCGGGATGCGGCGCGATGCAGGAGGGGGAAGGAGTCGGAGGTGTTCTACGAGCTGGCCCAGGAGCTGCCCCTGCCCCACAGTGTCACCTCCAACCTGGACAAGGCCTCCATCATGAGACTGGCCATCAGTTACTTGCACATGAGGAATCTGCTGAGCACAG acgatgaggaggagcaggaggagagtgAGCTGGACTCCCAGCTGAATGGCTCTTATCTGAAGGCTCTAGAGGGCTTCCTCATGGTGCTGTCTGAGGATGGAGACATGATCTATCTCTCTGAGAATGTCAACAAGTGCTTGGGTCTGGCACAG ATTGACCTGACAGGACTTAGTGTGTTTGAGTACACACACCCCTGTGACCATGAGGAGCTGAGGGAGATGCTGGTACACAGAACAG gGACCTCTAAAAAGTCCAAGGAACCAAACACAGAACGCAGCTTCTTCTTGAGGATGAAATGTACCCTCACCAACAGTGGGCGCACTGTCAATGTCAAATCAGCCAcctggaaggttctccactgCTCAGGCCATGTGCGGGTCCATGAAGCCCCAGCTGAGCAGAGCCCCGGTGGGCACAAGGAGCCGTCCGTCCCCTACCTGGTGCTGGTCTGTGACCCCATCCCCCACCCGTCCAACATCGAGGCACCGCTGGACACCAAGACTTTCCTCAGCCGCCACACACTGGACATGAAGTTCACCTATTGTGACGAGAG GATCACTGAGCTGATGGGCTATGATCCAGAGGACCTGCTAAATCGCTCTGTGTATGAGTACTACTACGCCATGGACTCAGACCACCTCATGAAGACCCATCACAACT TGTTTGCGAAGGGCCAGGTGAGCACAGGCCAGTACCGCATGCTGGCTAAGAGAGGAGGCTTTGTGTGGGTGGAGACTCAGGCCACTGTTATCTACAACAACAAGAACTCCCAGccccagtgtgttgtgtgtgtcaacTATGTGCTCAG tgacattgaggaggagaagaTGATGCTGTCTCTGGAGCAGACGGAGGATATGAGGCCTGTGaagaaggagctggaggagagCTCTGAGGCAGAGGTGTCCCCTGTGCTCCTGAAGGAGGAGAAGAGCACAGAGCTGGATGTGATCAAGCTGTTCACCCGGGCAGTGGAGGCTCAGCCCCTGTCCAGCCTGTATGACAGACTGAAGGAGGAACCACAGGCCCTCGCCCTTCTGGCCCCGGCCGCTGGAGACACCATCATCTCCCTGGACTTCAGCAGCCCCG ACTCTGACATCCTGCAGAAGGAGGTGCCTCTCTACAAGGATGTGATGCTGCCCTCCACCAGTGACAAGCTGGCCCTGCCACTCTCTCTGATGCCCCCCAGTGATCAGCACCTGGTCCCCAGCACCTCAGTGGACACCAAGGCTGGTCCAGACTCCTCCAGCACCCCAGGCAGCCACAGCTTCACTGAG CCTGACAGCCCATTGGACTTCTGTTTCCCAATGGAGTCTGACATCAGTGCTGAGTTTAAACTGGACATGGTGGAAAGACTGTTTGCCATCGACACAGAGCCAAAGACTCCTTTCACCTTACAG GCCATGGAGGACCTGGACCTGGAGATGTTGGCTCCGTACATCCCCATGGATGATGACTTCCAGCTGCGCACCCTGTCCCCAGAGGAGCCTCTGTCTTGTGGCCCAGCCCAACCCCTAGAGAGCTCTTCTCTGTGCTCTTCTGTGCACCTCACCCAGGATGTCCACAGCTACCCTGGCGTCCCCTTCAACGCTCCAGGCAGCCTGGCAGCTTCCCCAGCCCCGGAGCCAGCAGATAGCCCTTGCCCTGCTTCCTTACTCACCAAGAc GGTGCCTCAGATGGACGGGGAGATCTCCCTTAGGTCACTGGCCTCCCAGAATGCACAGCGCAAGAGGAAGATGTCTCTGTCTCAGGCTGTCGGAATA GGGGGATTGCTCCAGGACCGTCCTGGTCCAGGTAAAAAGCTCAAAGTGTCTGAGCTGGGCCATGCTGATGCTCCCTCCAACAGGACCATACTGCTCCTGCCTACAG ACCTGGCAAGCCGTCTGCTTGGCATCTCATCGGAGGGCAGCGGCTCACCCTTCACCCTTCCTCAGCTGACCCGATATGACTGTGAGGTCAACGCCCCCGTGGGGGGTCGCCAGCTCCTGCTGCAGGGCGAGGAGCTGCTGAGTGCCCTCGACCAAGTCAACTGA